The bacterium BMS3Abin08 genomic interval CCGGTAGTGCCAAATTAACATAAAACTGATAAAAACGGTGGAGGGCATTATTATGTTCAGAGCAAGTATTTGTTTTTTTCTTTTCCTGTTGTCTTTACTGCCATCCTGCAGTTCTGAAAAACCTCTTCAGCAGTACCGGCCATCTGAATTCAATGGTATCGCGTATATTCAGGTATCCAGGGGCAGCCATATCTCGGTGTTGAACCTGAAAACCGGCGAGATTGGACGGATACTCACGGGGAATAAATCTCAATCAATCTCTCTCTCCAGCGACAAAAAGGCCATCTATGCCTTCAGTTACAACGGCTCCGCGAGGAGGATCGACTTTTTGACCGGAAAAAGTTATGAATGGAAAAAAATAGCCGGTGGCGTCTGCAATACAACATCAGGTAAAGCAGGCGCTATTCTGATCACGGATCCTAAAGGGTTGAGACTTCTTGAATACGAACCTGGTACGGGCAACGTTAAATCCCTGATGAGTATAAGAAAGGGTGCCTGCGGCATACATGAAAGAAAAGACGGTTCCCGTATTTATCTCACAAACCAGAGATTATCGACGGTATCGATAATTAACACCTCTGATTTTAAAATCCTCGAGGAAATCCAGGGAGCCGGAAACTCAATCCACAACACTATGGTCTCTCCATCCGGTGATACCCTATGGGTAGCCGAGGGCAATGAATTCAGGAACGGCAAGCCCTATGGTGTCGGTTTTTCAAAGTTAGAGGCAATGCAGGGGGGTATCAATATCATTAACTTACAAACCAAAGCCTTAGAGGATTTTATTATTGTGGGTGGAAATGTTATGGATCTATCTTTCTCCTCCGACGGTAAATATGCCTATGTCATCTCAAGCCAGATGCCTGAGTATGACGAGGCAATGCTTACCGTAGTGAATGTTGCCGCGAGGAGGGTAGTAAAGAACTATTCACTCTGCAAATCATGCCACATTTGGAAGGGGGTAGAACTTCCCGGTGGAAAGGCCTTTGTAAGCGCCCTCCAGGTTGACGAAAAGGCAACCGCCGATTCCGTAAAGGGCGCTCTTGAATCAGGATTTTTCAGCAGCGAGCCAGGCGGAGAGAGCACACTCTTAAAACAGATGTATGAGAATGCTGAGTGAACTATCCTGCGGCAGAGACCGCAGGGCGTCTGAAAATTGTATGTTTATTTTCGGTGTCATTCCCGCTTGTCGGGAATCCTTCGAATTGTTTGGGTTCAGATGAAAGATTCCGGACAAGCCGGAATGACAGAAATAATGACAGAAATATGGAACTGCGGCAGAGACCGCAGGGTGTTATATTTATTATAAAAAAGGCCTAAATCACCTCTCCCCGGATCTTATGGCAAGATAAGGCTCCATTCTGGAGGCCCTGATGGCAGGGTAAAGACCTGAAAAGAGCCCTATCAGCAGGGCGGTTACTACCGTCATTAATATAACTGAGAATATAACAAGCGGTGAAGGCCAGATATAAAGCAGATTAAGGGCCGCCATTATGTTGTTTTTAAAGACAAGGAAGACGGCAGCACCAAAGAGCGTCCCCAATATAGCGCCGATACAGGACATAAGAAGCGCCTCTGTAATGACGAGCCTGAATACGGTGGCTTTATGGGAACCCATCGCCCTCAGCAGACCGATCTCCCGTTGCCTTTCGTTTACGCTCATACTGAATACAACGGCAAGAATCAGCGTGCACATCACCAGAAGCACAATTACCGGAAGGAAGAACGTCTTCAACATCGAGGTGAGTTGCCTTTTCACTGTTACGGTGGATTCCTTTACATTGATTGCCGTAACACCGTTGATGTCTTTCTCTATTTTTTTTGCAAGCTCTTTTACGGAGACATTATCCCTGACCTTTACAAAAACCGCCGATATACCCTCGGGATCAACATCCTTAACCGAAATGCTCCCTTTTTCAGGAGATGTCAGTTGTGAAAAGGACTTGTCGGTTATTATCCTCCTTCGAGGGATTTTTCTGGTTTTGCTATACTTTTTCACTGCCCTCAACATCCTTCTTGCGCCCTCAAGGGGTATAAAGATGGATTTATCAAAATAACCGAGCCCCGTGGGTTCAAGGCTTGCCACAACCTTCAGCTTTCTGCCATAGAGTGTTAAATCCTGGCCCGGATAGTACTTGACACTATCTCCCACCACCACGTCATACATCCCCTGCTCTCCATTCAGTGCGTATCTTATCCAGGGAGCAACGGTAAAATCCGTCTTTGGATCATAGGCTATTATAAGAAACTTCTCTGCTGTGCAACAGATCAACTGGGTAAAGGGCTGCATGTAAAGCTGCGGTGAGACCTTCTCTATTTCTGAATAGCCCCTGAGTTTGGCAAGGACATCCTTTTTAAGATAAAACAATGTCGGCCCGCCACTTATCAGGACTGTTTCCGCAGACTTCTCAGCTCCTTCCGGAACAATCATAAGATCGGCTCCAAGCCTGCCGGCGCCAATCTCCAGGGTGCTCTCAATGCTTCTTGTAAGAAGAATATAGGAGAAAAAAATACCGATAACTATGGTAAGGCTGAGCACGATGGCGATAGTACGGAAACGTCTCCGCCTCAGGTTGGAGGCTGATATATGGGAGATTGTTATTACCGGCGGTCCCTCTTTTCTCTTGATAATGAGAGACGGAAGGCTTATCAGCACGGTAAGCAAGGAAAAGACCAGAAGAACCTGCCGTATAAAAACGTGCGCCCTCAATGAATAGGTCTGTCCGAGTATGACTACAGGGTCCTGCGACTGGATATAGAAGCTGACAGGTCTCAAAATAAAGGATTGACCTAAGGCAAGGATTCCTAAAATAACGGTTAACCATAGGACCCTTTTGTACTTGAAGGATGCCATACCGGTTATAATCACCAGTATTCCGATATACAGTTCCGGGTGGTACCATATTGAGCACTCGGAAAGAAGCCGGGCACCCGAGCCCCCTGCAAGATAATGTAGAGGGAGCGCAAAATGGGGAATGATAATGAAGAGTATTCCGATTATTATGACCGCAAGTCCGGTGATCAATAAACTTCTCCTTAATTTTTATTTTAACATTACCGCAGGTCTCTTTGCCAGAATCTTAAAACCCCCGGGAGTAGAGACAAAACGGAATATTCGGTAAATATTCCGATCCGGCATTAACAAATCTTGATAACCAAAACTCTATATACAATAACAATTAAAAATATAGCTTGACAAGTAATGAGTATTACCTATATATTTATAATATGAAAGGAAAAGGAATTTTTCTTCTGATTCTCTTATTGCTTTCTGTTTTTGCTCCTCTATCATTAAATATCGCCCCCGCCAAGGACGGAACCTATCTCTTGAGTCTCGACGTATGTAATGCACAGGCAGCGGCTTTATCAACGAGCTTCGACGTTCCATGTATCTGTTCAAGTCCTGTTAAGGTATGCTCTATTTGTTTTATGGCGGTCCTTGGACCGGATACCGATATCTTCTATACCTATCTGCTACCCTACCTTACGGAGCACCCTCCGAGAGTCTAAACCCAGACAACACCCGAGGTATTTAACGCCTGATTATTTCATCAGGCAAGAAGTACTTATGAAGTAGTATATTCCGTTCTCCGGAAGATACTTTCTTCATATTACTCCCCATTTAAACTTCTCCACCTCGGATGTACTGTTCGGGGTGGAGCTTTTTAAAAACTAAAATCAGGAGGCTATTATAATGAAAGACAGCATGGAAGAGGGGCTTACAAGGAGAGATGTAATCTTGGGTGCAGGCAAGATGGCTGCCGGTGCAGTTTTACTATCGTCAATTGGTGTAATCAGTGGAGCCAAAAACGCCGAGGCATACAAGTATGCATCACAGTTTAAGTATGCAAAACTCAATCCTCACGAAGTAGGCCAGATCGCTTATGAAAATTACTTCAAGCGGTGGTGTGCATCCTCTGTCATAGCAGGCTTTGTTACGCCACTGAAAAAGAAGGTTGGAGGTGCATGGAAAGGATTCCCAATCGACGCCTACAGGGCGTTTCATGGCGGACTGGCCGGATGGGGGGCATTATGCGGCACCCTGTCGGGAGCGGCGGTTATAATAGGCCTTTCAACAAGAGACACTGATACTGCAGAGAGTATGATCAACGATCTCGCATTCTATTACTCCTATACCGAACTGCCGAGCTTTACACCCGCCAAGATACTGAAGGCCCAGATACATCATATGACCATTGCGGGCACGCCTGTTTGCCATATATCAGTAGGAAAGTGGATGCGGGCGGAAGGTGTCGCTTTTCTTTCAAATGAGAGGGCGGAAAGATGTGCACGTCTTTCGGCAAACACTGCAATCGAGACCGCAAATATGTTAAATGAATATGCTGCAAACGGCAAGTACAGAGCTAAACACAAACTGCTGTACAATGTCTTAGCAAACGGCTCCACATCCCAGAACAACTGCAAGGACTGTCATGGCCAGTATGTCCCGACACCGAACAAAACTTATGACACGCTCAAGAAATAACGGACCAGGACCTAAAAGACTATCCTGACGAGTAACAGGCGGGGTGGATGGATCCATCCACCCCGCCATAATCAGTGTCTGTGTATAAAGTGCAATCATTTGTCATTCCCGCAAGCGAAGCACGTCGGGAATCCTTCTCAAAGAACGATTCCGGACAAGCCGGAATGACGGAATAACGACATCTGTTCGACTTTATACACAGACTCTATTTATTCCTGCCCGCTAATAAACAACTCCTGTTTCAATCGTACAGCCTTAAGAGGCAGGTAAGTGCTTTTGTGAATTCCTGTGCTTGCAAACCGTTTTTACCAAAATGTAATGTAATAGGTCCAAGATCATCATCTGTGATTGAAGACTTAATAATATTCCTAAGCGTCTAATAGTATCCCTCCATCGTAAAACTGGAAAATATTATCGGCCATGAAGAGATGGCGGCAAACATTACTATGAAAAAAATCGATAGTATAACCCATTTCTTCTGGACCCTGTTTATCAGGACATTCAGTGACGGTATTTTCCTGAAGGGTTCAAATATGCCTGTGAGCATACCGAATAATGTGCCACCGAAAAGTGTAAAGTAAAGGGGATAGCCAATGTAGTTGTAATAGCCCTGCAGGAGGTCAAAGGGGCAGTGGTGTGTAGGGATTTCGTAAAAATAAAGTGATATGAAGGAGACGATTGAGGCAATTGCTACAACAAACAGCACCACTGAAAACACGGATAATAAATACCTGGCAGCGCTGTTCTGTAAGAACAATGTCAGAAGGGCATTTAGAATAAAACCGCTTACGGCAAGATAAAAGACTATCATCGCCGGTTTAAGAGGAAGACCTGAGAGCCCTGCTGCTACACCTCCGCCCTCTTTGCTGAATAACGACCCGCAGCATGAGGTAATTATATTCGGGTTGAGTCCGAGAAAGTATCTGAACTGAAGATATGTATCAGTTATAAGAAGGGGGGTGATGAACAGTAATAGAACAAACTTTTTCTTGACAAGAGGAAAGTCCTCCGCCCTCTGGTCAATGTAATTCATTGCTATCCAGATTGATGCAAGAAAGAATATACCGATTTTTAAAAAGAGCACATACCAGCCAACCGGGTTGGCATTCAGGGACCCTGTAGCACACATCGCACCTACAAACAGACGGTGGAGATCATCGACGGTGTAGATGAATAAAAAGGTAGAGAGTATTGAGAGGGCAAGAACAAAGCTCATGATTGTTGAGAGGAGATAGGTCTTCCTCTCAAGTAACAGCTGCCCCTCTGAACTGCTGCTGATATCCCACCTCCTGATAATCACGATGCCTACGTAGGAAGAATAAATCAGCATCGCGGTCGTAATGAGCGAACCTCCCAGTAGTGCTATTATTGCCGGATGGAGAAACATTCTTATACCAATCAGGATACAGGTTTCAAGAGAGAAAACATGATCAAACTAAATATCCTCTTTCCGTGTTCCGGCTTCCGGATACCGTATTGATTTATTCACTGATTACCTTTCCGTCACGCATCTCAATAACCCTGTCAATGAAATCCCTTTCATATACAAGAGGGTCATGGGTGGCAATAATGATATTCTTCCCCTCTTCGTTTAAGAGTCTTACTATACTTAATAAGTCTTCAGAGAGTTTTGTATCAAGATGTGCTGTCGGTTCATCTGCAAGGATGATTTCCGGATCATTTATCAATGCCCTCGCTATTGCCACCCTCTGTTGCTCACCACCGGAGAGCTGCTGAACCTTATTGTACTTCTTTCTTATTATATCCAGCTTATCGAGTATGGACTCTGCACGGCTTCTGATCTCTAAAAACCCTCTGTCCGTAGGATAAAGCGGAAGCATTATATTCTCAATTACAGTTATACCCTTTATAAGGTTGAATTGCTGAAAGATGAACCCAAAGGTTTTGCGCCTGATATCCGTCAGAAACCTCTCCGGAAGTTTTGCCACATCCTTACCATTAACAACTATTCTCCCCTCTGTAGGACGTGTCATACACCCGATGAGGCTCAAGAGGGTGGTTTTGCCTGATCCGCTCGGACCCTTCAGTACAATGATCTCTCTCTCCAGGATCTCAAGAGATACACTGGTCACCGCCCTCATTTCGTCAGGCATTCCAGGGTTAAAAACCTTTGATAGGTTTTCCGTTTTGATAACCGTATTCATTGCAGAAAAAGTCCTTTTCCAAAGCTGTATCAACACGTTTCAATCAGCGGCTTTATAGAATATTTTATTCATCCCCGCATCACCACATCGGGATCGGTTATTGAGGCCTTCCATGAAGGCACAATCGTTGCAGCCATATATGGAATAACAGTGAAAAAGAGCAGTACCACTACCTGATAGGGATCGATATAGGGCATCAGATGAAACTTAGGGAATATGACAGACCATCCCTTCAGGGCAGGTGAGAAGATTGATGCACCGAAGAAGAAGATATGGATATATCCACCTATGACGCCCGTCAGAAAAGATACGGAGGAGATAACAAGGCCCTCCCAGAACTTCAGTTCCATTATGTCGGAGGTCTCCCATCCAATTGCCTTCAGTATACCTATCTCTCTCTTTTCCTCGGCGCTCAGTCCTGTTGCCTTGTCCCATGCAAGAATGATAAAAGCCAGAACGGCGCCGGAAAACATGGTCAGTATCAAACCGCTTCTCCAGTCAAAGAGGGTGTCATAGGTCCTCAATATCTCACTTCTCGTTATCGGCCTTGTATCAGGCAAGCGTGATTTTATCTTTCCGGCGATATTATTAACCTCCACGGGGTTGTATACCCGGACCACGATATCGGTGGATTGGTCTTCAGGGATACTGAAAAGTGATCGAATGTCCTTAAGGCTTATGATAACGAGGTCATTGGTCACAATGCTTGATTTAGCATCAAAGACCCCGATAACGGTGAACACATGAACCTTCCCGTCAGAGCCGACAATCGGTATCTTGTTGCCTATGCCTGCAAACCTTGCATCGGACACACCCCTTCCTATTACGCAGACGCCTTGCCGGCCTTTTTTGATAAAATCACCCTTGAGCAGCCGGATTGAATCATGCAACCTGTCATATGCGCCAAGTATGGTATAGTTTCCGTCGGTGGAGATATCGTAATAGTAGCCCCAATACCTCGGTATGATCTCTCCGGTCCCGGGTATACTCTTTATCTCTTTGATATAATCAAGCGGGATAAGGTCATGCCTCCCCCCGGTGACCCTCTGGACGATGAGTTCGGGTGCGCCGCTGAGTATTGCAACCGCTTCTCTCTTAAATGAATAGGTGAGAAGGAGTATCGATGAGAGGGTAAATACAATAATGGAGAAAACTACTATAATGCCAAGGTTCTTGTATTTTCTCCTCCATAGAGTAGACAGGGCAAACTCAAGAATCTTTATATGCTTTTTCACTTAAATTCTCCACGAAGTATCGATGCAGGAGCGGGTGCAATAATGGAGCCCGCAGGAAAGTGTTCAATCGAGGATGGGTAGTCCTGAAAGGGAGAAAAAAGGTCGGCCTGTGACGGATTCCGCGTGTACCGGGCCTCTGTCCAGATCGAGAGGTCGGTAAGCATCAAATCATGAACAATCATCCTCTTTCCCCGGATCTCTGAAGAGCGGTTATTCTTTGCAACCACACCGTGTAAAAACAGAAATACCAGGACCAGAATCTCAAAGAGAATAAAACCTATGAATATCCTGTGCTTAATCATACTGTCTCAATTTGCTGCTCCCAGCAGGGTTACCGTTGGATTTCCATCCCTTTATGGGGGGAGGGAAGGGTTATTTTAAATACCACATCATTACCTCATAAGAAGATGTTCATTCCCTGAAAAAACAGAACGGTTTTCAGGGTGCTACATACCGTTCATCTTCTTCCCTTTCATTTTCATCCCCTTCATCTTCATCATTCCACCCGGTATGTCTGCGGGGGTCACCTCGTCAAAGCTGAGCATCTTCTTTCCATGGTGTTCCTTCATGAAGGTCTCCGCCCTGGCTTTACCCTTAACGGCAACGAGTTCATCTCCCATCGGACCCATCACATCGCTTCCGGTCACAAAATAAACATCCTCTGCCTTAACCATCCTGGTTGTGTAGTATTCGGTAACGTAGAGGGATTCTATGTCGGCCTTTGTTTTGGCCTTATTATACTTTGCGATATTGAAATAAAAATTGAACATATCCTTTGGACCGTCAAAGAATGTCCTCGTCCCGTCTTTAAATACTATCTCACAAACCCAGTTGGGATAGGGAGCCACATGCATCCCGCATACGGAACATTTATCCTTCTCTGTCGGCTTCACCGGTCCTTCCGCATATGCCATTCCCTGAAACAAAAGGCCAAGCGCAACAATCACAATTATTCCCACAAACCTGTGTCTCATAAATAACCTCCTCTTATTACATCTGATTTTTTCAGAGTCACGGTACTGTCACTGATTCGAGATCTTTCAGAAAAAATTTCCGCCAGTGCAGGCACGTGCAGCGGTTGGTCTGCGTTTCCGCTCTGAAAAGAAACACGTGCTATACAAAGGCAGGGGGTCTGAACAGGGGTGGAAGAAAGGCGGAACTGAACCGCAGGTCCTCAAGGAGATAAATATACGACAGGATCTCCGGGGAGTTATTCAAGGGCAGGGACAAGGGCAGGATGAGGGGTATTTTTGCAAAGGTTGAGGCCTGCTCAACTGAACAGGTATCCAGCGTCAATAAACGTTCTCCTGTTTCGGTAATGGAAACGCTGCTGTTTACCCGGGATACGGTAACGCAGGAAAGCACTACGGCAAAACTGAACAAAAGCAGCACCGTTATGTTTATGCCTTTGAGAAGCATCCCTGTGAAAACCGTTTTTTTCATAATCAATAATGCTTAACCTTCGCCTTAACCTTGATTTTACCACTTTTCTGGAATTTCAATACTATTGTCACCTCATCACCGATCTCCTCAGGGAGTCCGAAAAACATCAAATGCAGGGCGCCGGGCTTTAATTCCAGGACACCCCCGGCAGGAATCACGAACTCCTCAACCATTTGCATGCGGCCATTAACGACATCATGGAGTTCACCAACCACTTCGGGATACCCCTGTATCGAACACCCGGTAAGTCTGTCCTTCCCTGTACCATCATTAAGGATCACCATGAAGGCCGATGCCTCCCGGTTCCCTATAAACAGCTCAGGCCACTTTATCTTTATCTCGGGTGGACCGCTCTCCTTACAGGATAGCAGGATTAACGTAAAAAGAAACGGTATTAAAATAATAAACAGACTTTTTTTTCTCATCTATGCCTTTTTTAACATTCCATGTACCATCCTGTACTGCTTTCTTGTATGGCGTGCAAGCTCGGAACTGTGCGTAACGATTATGAAGGTTATACCCTTTTCCTCATTCATCCCCTGAAACAGTTTCATTATCTCTGCTTCCGTCTCCTCATCAAGGTCTCCCGTCGGTTCATCGGCAAGGATAATCTCCGGATGATTTATGAATGCCCTGGCGATTGCCGCCCGCCGCTGCTGTCCTCCGCTCAACTGGGACGGATAAGATTTTTCCTTATCCCTGATATCCACCATTTCAAGCAATTCCATGGCGTACCCGTATGCCCCGTCCTTCCTGTTTTTGCTGAAGGCGGTCGGGAGCATCACATTTTCGATAACATTCAGTGTGGGAATCAGGCTGGAAAACTGAAAAATAAAGTTCATCTTTTGGTTTCTGAGCCCGGAGAGTTCATTGTCGCTGATCGACCAGATATCGGTACCGTCAATAACCACAGTGCCTGAATCAGGCTTTGTAAGTCCACCTATAAGACTCAGGAGCGTTGTCTTGCCGCTTCCGGAATGGCCAAGTATGGAGATAAACTCGTTATCTTCAATTCTGAGATTAACGTTGTCAACGGCCTTGATGATATCAGAGCCTACCTTGTAAGTCTTTGATAAATCCTTGACCTCTATCATAATGATCTCCTTCTTAAACAGTATGATTCATGATGCAGGATATGAGAAACCATACAATATGGTTTTGACAGGCTGTTGAGAAAGTCATAAACTGTGTGCCGTGTCATGCTGAATCCTTCATCGCCATGCTATTCCCCACCCCTTATTGCCTCGTAAGGCTCCATTGTCATCGACCTTATAGCGGGATAAAGCGCTGCACCCACACCCGTTATAAAGGACAGAATAAGACAGAAAACAATCAGTAAAACGAACTCACCTGCAGAGGGCCAGAGATAGGGGATATTCAAAGATGCCCTGATAAAACCTTTAAATACGTAAAGAAAAATTCCGCCTATTATAATACCGGCAACCCCTCCTGACAGAGACAGGATGGCTGCCTCGGTCATGATGAGACGGAAGATACTTCCTCTCTTCGCACCCATAGCCCTAAGAAGCCCTATCTCCCTCTGTCGCTCGTTAACAATCATCGAGAATACCACCCCGATCAGCAGGAGGGCCATGACCCAGAGAATTATGCTTATTGAGAGGATACTCCTCAGGAGTATAAAGAGTTGCTTCCTCACATTAGAGATCACCTGCTCGGAGACTATCGCCTTGACACCGGGGATATCGTGTTCAATAAAGATAGCCACCCTTGACGGGCTGATCTCCGGCTCGACCTGAACAAGGACCGTGGAGATCTTATCCAGCGGCAGTTTTGCAACCTTTACACCTTTTTTATGTTGTGACTCCTCTGCGAGTTTTTTCATCGCTGCATAAGGCATGAAGACAGAGTCATCGATAAATTTCATCCCAGTCTCTTCAAGCATCCCGACTACATCGAAGTCCTTGCCGTAAAACCGGATCTTTGAACCAACGTCATACGCCGTAAGTCCCCTCCCCATGATTATCTCTTTCGTACCGAGTGGTCTTGACAGCTCTTTTGAAAGCCAGGGCATAATGGTAAAATCGTTCTTCGGTTCAAAGCCGATAAGCAGCATATTCCCCACCGAACAACATTTATACTGGGCTGTCTGTAGAAAGACCTGACTGGCTGCCGCCTTTACCCCTTCAACCTGGCGCACCTTATCCTCGATACCCCTGTCCATATAAAATGTCGATGGTTCACCTGCAAGAAGGACCGTCTTTGCCTGGGCCACTGCATTCTCAGGAACTACCATGATGTCGGCACCCAGTCGTGCGGTGCCTTTCTCCAAACTCGTTTCTACGGAGTCCATCACCGTGGTAACGGAAAAAAGCGTTGCAGCCACAACGGTCACCGAGATTGCGATGGCAATACTCCTGAAAAACTTGCGCTTTATGTTCTTAAGTGCAATATGGGATAGATTAATCCGTTTCAATGTCGCTCTCCCTTCGGACAACCTCCGAATCTGTAAAATCATAACAAACCCTCCGGAAAGACAATAAGGACAGGTACGGGCTTTCAGACGGGGGATCTTCCCATCGAAAGGGTTGGTGGGAATATTATAAAGACAGAGGGAATACGTTCAAGAACCGAGTTAACAAGAACCGCAGCAATATAGATATAGATAAAGACAGGAATAAACATAAAAAACATCGAGGCTGTTGAATCAGACACCTTTTTACATATATCGATTATATCCGGCCCGTCATCAGGAAAGCGTATATGAACCGGCACAAAGGATAGAAAAAACACCGATATAAGAATAAGAAGCAGTATTGATAAATACCTTGTAATCGTCATCTGGTTAACAGGCCTCTCCGGGTATTGTCGTCCTGGACCCGCTTCAGGATCCTGAGAAAAAAACAGAGGGGAAGAAGAGCTTCTTCCCCTCTGTCGTAAGAATAAAATTACTCACACGCCTTGCTGAATCCGGTTGCCTTCCAGTCTACCTGAATGCCACAGAGGAAGGGCCTGCCGTTGTCAACTTTTTCCGAGACTTCCAAGCCGATGGCGCCGTGGCATTTCTTGCAAGCTGAATAGACCTTGACAACCCTCTTGGTCTTTGTGTTGATTACGACGATTCCGCTGTCGTCCTGTTCGGGAACCTGTCTTACGGCGGCAAGGGCATACTTGCCGTCGGGGGTAAAGTCAATGTCATGTACGTTACCACCGGTGATTACGAAATCCTTTACCTTGCCGGTCTTGACATCAACAATGACAACCCCGCCCGGATGGCCACCGGCCTCGGCGTAACCTACACCATAAGGCTTTCCACCCTTGAGTTCGTTACCCTCTGATTCCCATATCTCTGTTCCGGCAGGGTTTAACCTTCCACGGTGAATGAAGTTGCCGACCCCCGTAATCTTGCCTTTGACCTTCTTGGTCCTGACATCCACGATGTTGATAAAACCACCCGGCATGTCGGCAATATATGCTGTCTTTCCGTCTTTTGAAAAGGTGATCCCGCATATGGATTTACTTACAGGAAAACTGTCGGCAAGCTTGTGGGTCTTAGGGTCGTATACATAGACGTGGCCGTCGGTCATGTCGGAAACCCAGATAGTACCATCCGGGGCAATATTAGAACCGCAGTGCTGTTTACCGAGTCTTACCCAGTTGGTCTGTTTTCCGGTAACGAGATTGATCTCCTTTGCATAACCGTCGAGACTGAAGGCATAGAGAGTTTTACCGTCCTTTGAAAGGGTAAGGGCGTCGGAAGCTTTGCCCTCAACGATTCTTCTTACCTCTCCCGTTGCAAGGTCGACGACTGCCACATGGCCGCCATGGCCCTGAACGTAAGCAAACCCCTTCAGATTAACACCTGCATGAGCAACTGTCAGACCAAAAAATGCAACGAGTGAAAGGGCCAAGAGTGAAACAAATAATACTTTCTTCATACATCCTCCCCATCGAAGGTTTTTTTTCATTTGTAAAATACAAATTTGCGTTTTCACTCTAAATGCTGTTATATGTCTATCTCTTTTGGATTCCTTCTAATCATCACCCCCTTT includes:
- a CDS encoding SMP-30/Gluconolaconase/LRE-like region — protein: MKKVLFVSLLALSLVAFFGLTVAHAGVNLKGFAYVQGHGGHVAVVDLATGEVRRIVEGKASDALTLSKDGKTLYAFSLDGYAKEINLVTGKQTNWVRLGKQHCGSNIAPDGTIWVSDMTDGHVYVYDPKTHKLADSFPVSKSICGITFSKDGKTAYIADMPGGFINIVDVRTKKVKGKITGVGNFIHRGRLNPAGTEIWESEGNELKGGKPYGVGYAEAGGHPGGVVIVDVKTGKVKDFVITGGNVHDIDFTPDGKYALAAVRQVPEQDDSGIVVINTKTKRVVKVYSACKKCHGAIGLEVSEKVDNGRPFLCGIQVDWKATGFSKACE